TAGtgacaaagagggaaaaaatcaccAGGCACATCAAGAACCAAATCAAAGGTTCCTCTTGCTGAGACTGAAAATGTCTAAGAAAGTTTTGAGTGCCTTGGATGTGAGATTTCGAGGGAAAAAAAACCTGAGGCCCATCCAGGAGagatgatttgctcaaggtcacatttAGGATTCTAGATTtatagctagaagagacctcagagaccatctagtccaaccctatccttttacagatgaagaaactgaggtctaggaagGGGAGATATTATGCCCCATGTCACATGTAGAATCCTAGATCTATGGCTAGAAGGGACTCCAGAGTCTAATCCAActtactcattttatagaggaggaaactgaggacaaaagaGATTAATTgatgcccaagatcacactgtAAGatttttgaacctaggtcttttgacTGTAGAATGGTCTCTTTGTTCTATTCTGTACTGTCTCTCTTGGATGGTGATTAGAGCCAGGTGGCTGGTGGGGAGCAGTGTCAGAGGTTAGGTAGGAATGAATACTGCTGATGATTTTTCGGACTCTCCTCACTTAGATAATGCAATCCAGTCACATGGAGGATGGTAATATGACCACAGTGAGAGACTTTGTACTCTGGGGGATTTCTGAAGACCCTGAGCAGCAAAAACTCCTGTTTAGTCTCTTCTCACTCATGTACACCATAACCTTGGTCGGCAACCTGGGCCTCATCTTTCTCATCAGAATCTACCCCAAGCTCCACACCCCCATGTATTTCTTTCTTAGCAACCTTTCCTTCCTTGATTCTTGCTACTCTTCAGTCACAGCTCCCAGAATGCTGGCAGATTTGCTCTCCAAGgacaaagtaatttctttttctgggtgtATGACACAGCTTGGCTTGTTCATTGTCTTTGCCACTGCAGAACTTTACCTCTTGGCCTCCATGGCTTATGATCGCTATGTCGCCATCTGTAACCCACTGCTTTACCCTGTACTCATGTCCTCTTGGGCCTGCACTACCCTTGTGATTGCTTGCTATATTGCTGGGATCATCAATTCTTTGACAGTAACGAGTTCTATATCCAGGCTCTCCTTCTGCAGGGCCAGCATGGTCAAGAGCTTCTTCTGTGACATTCGGCCACTGCTGGCTCTATCTTGCTCTGACACAGAGGTCTGTAATATCCTGGTCTTTGCCTTTGGGGCCTTTATCCAGATGAGCTCACTACTTGTAATTGTGGTCTCTTATACATTCATCATCACTGCCATTATGAGAATCCGTCTTGCTGAAGGCAAACGCAAAGCTTTTTCCACCTGTGCCTCCCATTTGACTGCTGTCAGCCTGTTCTATGGGACACTTATATTCATGTATTTACGGCCTACTTCCAACTCTGCCTCAAATCAGGACCAAGTGGTCTCTATCTTTTATACAATGGTCATACCTATGTTGAATCCTATTATCTATAGTCTGAGGAACCAGGAAGTGAAACAGGCCCTGAAGAAGATCCTATATAAGGACTCTCCTATCCAGGCATAATCACTGATTTATCTAAACAAGACAACTATTATATCTTCATCCAGTTGTAACTTCTTGATTAATTCAtggcaataataaaaacaaaataatttgcaTGTGGTGACTGCAgttgaaaaaaatcaactttacagATCTACAGAGGGAGAGACATGTTTAGAGAGCAGTTTATCTGGATTTAGGGGGTCTACGTAGACCAGAAccttaatgtaatataatatgatatgaaagATTAAAATGAGAAATTCCTGATGCAATCTCAGGCTCCATTAAGAGAGATATAATATCCGGGATTATCTTGCAGTTCTCTGTCCTGTCTAGATCACATTTTTAGTACCATGTTCAGTTATGAATACCATACTTTAGGCAAGACATTtataatctgtaaaatgtgtgGCAAATGCAGGGAGAGGTGGCAAACAAGATGGCAAAGGGATTCAAGTTCATACTACAACATAGGTAAGACCATACTATATATATTTCATACTATATGAAAACTGTTTTAAGGAATTAAAGATATTTAAcatagagaagggaagacttgCTGGGGGCATAGGGAGCATGCTAGCCATCTTAAATATATGGATATCTAATTTGTGAAAGGGAGATTTTTCTGTTATAATAATAGAATTCAAAAATCCATATTAATTGTATcgtgatttttttcatatttaataaaGAATCCCCTTGATAATTTAATTGGTGTGGCATAAAATCTATAAACTAATTTGAgctatataaacattttttacatATTGGCACAGTCTAGTCATGAACACTGAACATACTTCTACTTATAGGTCTCCCTTAATTTCTGTGGAAATCGTTTTGTAGTTGTATAAGTTCTCTGTGTGTCTACGTAGTTCTTTCCCATATATTTAATGCAGTTCATTGTTATTTTAAGTGGAACTTCTCTTTCTAGTGTTCCCTCTTGATTTCTTAATAATATACAGAAGTGCTAATGATTTTGTGTCTCCTAGTTTGCCGAAAAGCTATTGTCTTGATTGCTTTGGGTAAGGGGCGGGGCATGATTTCCTAGGAGTTTCTAAGTAGACTGCCAAATCATTTCTCTTGATATGTTCTGTACTAGATTTTCCAAGTATCTGGTTTCACAACCTAGGACTCATTCTTATATCTTTACTCTTTTATGCCCCATATCCAATCATCATATCATAGATctaaaggtcatttagtccagtACTCTCATTATAAAAATGAGGGAAGTGAGACCCATGTATGATTAACATTATGTTGGGcaatgtcacacaggtagaaTGTGGTAAAGGTGGAATTTGAGTCcatgtcctctgattccaaagccagtcttCTTTCTGCTGACCAATGCAGTCTCCTGATTATTTGCCAAGTTTTCTTTATTTGATCTCCTCAATACTGTTTTTAGCTTTTCCCTCTCTACTCATATAACCACCATTCCAGTTCAGTCCCTTATCTTCTCTCACATatacaatagcctcctaattggacTCCTTACTACAAACCCCTGCTCTCTCCAGTCCACACTGCCAACATGATATTCCTAAACCACAGTTTGGACCTCATCATTCTGTTTCTCCAAAGTTCTGGGGACTCTCTATTGCcattaggataaaatacaaactcctccatTTGGAATTTAAAGCTATTCATAATATGGTTCCAGTCCATATTCACAGGGCTATTAGACCTTCCTTTCCTTCATGTACTCTTTACTCTGATCAAACTGGACCATGTGCTTTTCTTCTAATACAAcatcccatctcccatctctggaccttttcttttcttttcttttcttttcttttcttttcttttcttttcttttcttttcttttcttttcttttcttttcttttcttttcttttcttttcttttcttttcttttcaactcttGCATTCTGTCCCAGAATTCACActaaaatattggttccaaggcaaagaatggcaaaggctaggcagctAGAAAgtggtgtctgaggtcagatttgaacgcaggacctcccatctccaggcttggctctttatccactgagccatataacTGCCCCCCATTTCCAGACATTTTCAAGGCAGCTCCCTGAAATGTACTATTCTCTCATATCTGCCTCTTGGATTTCTCATTCCCTTCAAAACTCAATTAAAGGGTCATCTCCTAAATGAAGCATTTCCTGATTCACCTGGCTTCTAGTGCCCTCtcaaataaatttgtatttacCTTGTATGAGAGAATACAGATATAAAacattctgtaaaccttaaagcacaatgcATTTTTTGCTATtgctactactacaactactactactgctgctgctgctgctactattattattatcatcataatcagtatatatattgtttttttcttaatagaaTGTAAGGGCAAGGACTAATTTGCTcctgtctttatatctccaggaACCAGtccagtgtctggcatatagtgggcatttaataaaaaattgttGTTTGTAATTGGCTGgttaatatttttcataaaaattagaaatagttAGTTGAGATTGTCCACAGAAggaattaatattttcctttcattggCAAAAGTAATTctcttcatttaattttcctcttaTTGACACAGCTGACATTTTAAGTGTAGTCAGAAAAAGAGACTGAATATCCTTGCTCCATCCCTGATCTTATATGGAGAGCTTCCAGAATTTCTCTTTTACAAATAATGATAGGTCTTAGCTTTAATTAAACCTTTTCAATCATATTACAGAAAAGTCATTCCATCTCTTTGCTTCCTAGAATTCTTAACACGAATGAATGCTGTATCTCATTAAAgacttttctgcatctactgatatGATCATGTCATTTTTGTAACTTCTTTTATTAATATGACTAACCAGACTAATTGTCATATTAATGTTGAAAAATGCTTATATTCCTGATTCAAAAAAAAAGCCACTTAATTTCATGTCTGATTAGCATCATGATCCTGGAGTAAGTGGTTCTTTGTATAACCTTGGGTCATTGCAGCAGAATAATTCCTTTGTGActaagcatatgatttttcatacTGAGCTATAAGAGAGAATAAAAAGCATGATATATTTATAACttcttataataaaaataatagctagcacaggactttacaaataatatttcaacttgatcttcataataaccacAGAAGggatgtgttattattatctccatttcacagatgaggaaatctaggcacagagaaattagtgacctgcttagggtcacacagataatgtgtcagaatctagatttgaactcaggacttcctgatgtcaagtccagtgctctatgcactatGACACCTAAATGCCTTCTTCTTCTTAGGGATTTCTGGAAGGGCATGAGATATGGAATGCAGAGTTAGAGGATGTACCTGGAGTGGACAGGATATATCTGCCCTAAACCTTCCCAATTTTCCCTGtcactatcccccccccccccatgcaacTGCTCCTGATTAGGGGTAGGTGCACAGGGATTTTACTGGAATAAAGGCACAAATTGAGTGTCTAGAGAATTAAGTATCACCCATTTCTTTTGTGGCAGTCCAGAATGAcagtcattttaatttcttccccaGTTCTTCAGtggtccatttttaaaaaataaaacaattttctaaaatatttaacagaaaagcaaagtttaaaaaaatacctaaatCCCTGAGTTAGTCTCCTATGCATCCTTCCTCTTTAGCCACACATGTTTATTTACCATGGCCTTCTACATTCTCCAGTACTCATATTCTCTGCATTACATCCACTGTATTGGGTGAACAGGCCCTCTCTAGGGAATTTACACCAGGACATAGACAGAGTTGCCAACATTGTGCTCTTCAGTGAGATGAATTAACTGTGTGGTACAGAGGCAAGaataatggatttggaatcagaagacataGGTTTGAATTATGACTATGCTCCTTgttggctttgtgaccttgggtaagtcacttcaatCCTTTGGGccacagtttcctcctttgtaaaatgtgaGGTCTTgactagatgatttctttttttttttattcaatgacctttattttattttattttaaattttatttagtcaatttagaacattattcctttgttacaagaatcatattctttccctcccctcctcccatccttcccatagccaacactcaattccactgggttttacatgtgtccttgatcagaatctatttccatattattgatgtttacaataggatgatcgtttagagtctacatccctgatcatatccccctcgatccatgtgatcatgtttttcttctgtgtttctactcccacaatttttcctctgaatgtgggtagtgttctttctcatagatccctccaggttgttcaggatcactgcattgccactaatagagaagtccattacatacattgtaccacagtgtatcactctctgtgtataatgttttcctggttctgctcctctcactctgcatcaattcctggaggttgttccagtctccatggaattcctccactttattattcctttgagcacaatagtattccatcaccaacagataccacaatttgttcagtcattccccaattgaagggcatcccctcattttccaatttttggccaccacaaagagctcagctatgaatattcctgtacaaaactttttccttattatctctttggggtacaaatccagcagtgctatgactgggtcaaagggcaggcagtcttttagcttcctttgggcagagttccaaattgcactccagaatggttggatcaattcacaactccaccagcactgagtagatgatttctaagggccCTGTCTACTCTAAGTCTTTTGTGAGAGTAGACCAATGAAAAAATCGAGCTGCTAAGGGCTGTAATAACTGGGCCAGCAGGTGTTCACATCAGTGCTGGTCCTCATAGTTTTTGTCACTCTTACATAAAggattctttattttcatttctgtttcatTCTTCTGGCATGGATCACATTCTCTTATTTAACTTGTAAGTGCTGGCTCCACTTTTCCATCCACATTCCGTAGagctaatattttttttccaagggTTGGTTTAAAAGTAGAAAGGACACATTATCTGTTGGGGGTAGCAGTGACTTTCTATTGGCAATATGGATCCTTACAAGGGTTTCTGCTGGGGTAGAACTGGGTTAGCACCAAGTCATCATTGGTCTCTAGAGTATTCTTCTTGGcacaaaaggagggagggaggaaggcaagaaagaaggaagaggagaaggaagaaggaacaaagaaaggaaaggaagagcaaagaaggaaggagagaaagaacaaaggaagaatttttaagTAACTACTAAGGCCATACATTTATGAGATTTTATTGGGGTTAGGGGTAGGGGAGGTAGTGCATGAATATGCCACTAAGTttgaaaagtctttgaaaaacatTTGATGAAATGATGACTGACAAGTGATCTTATTGATTCCACTTGGCTTCAGGATTTCATTATACCCTCTGGATCTAGTATGAATGTATTGAGTATGCTGAAATGGGAAGCTTTTCCAGAAATCTGAGCATGTGACTATCTAGAATACCACTGATTCGAAATCACattagagggaaggagggggtcTCAAGTTTGACCAGGTCCTCTTCCCCTTCACTAACTTATTACCTCTATTTTGAGCATCTTTGAAGAGTTTGGAAGCTGAggaatgctttatttttattctgaacataAGAAACACCCAAACAAAATGggtatttccatatacaaagggAAGGAGGACCACACACAAGACTGCAAAACTATAACatcagcttgcttttctttttagttaATAAGTTGGATCAGTAATTTTCAAGGCTGTTCAGACTGTCTATGCCTGTGGAAGTCATTATTCCACACCTTAGCCAGGAATTGAAGTGAGGTATCCTGGAAATGAttgatggagaaggggaaggaatacAGGCCTAAGAGTGGACAGGGTTTGCCTGTCTCTGGTCACCCATGCTCCATATTGATTGATGGAATAGAGAAGATTCCAAAGGATAAAAAACAGCAGCCTGAGCAGCCAAATCCATAGCAAGGAAACAAGGGCTGAGTTGATATTAAGGTCAAGACCTTTCAGAAGAAAGTTGGGCAGAAGGGAACTTAAGGAAGAGACAAATGTTCTGTAACTATTGAAGTTCAAGATTAATGACAAGAACCTTTGTCTGTGAAATCATTAACCTTTACATCTGTTGCAATGCTCCATCTCCATACCATAGAATCTCTTTGTAGGGCTTTATATGAAATGCCTTTTGAAACACTTAATAAATTGCTATATTGTTTTCAGGGACATAGGAAATTGTGGTTTTTCTCAAACAGGGGATATGGAGTAAAGGACCCCACAGGAAGCTGGGGGGATTGGTGACCACAAGAAGCCTGTCTATGATCTAAGACTTCTCTGACCTTGTATGCTTTAGAAGTGACATAAAATCCTAAGACAGGGTCTCTCCCCTGGCAGGGGCCTCAAGAAGCCTAAACTCTTATCAAGGAGGCCAGATCTATCAACTACACATAAAAACACATTGTGAGTAGTGGCATCCAAACTatcatttgtatatgtatgtatgtatgtatgtatgtatgtatgtatgtatgtatgtatgtatgtatgtatgtaatggGTTGTAGAAGGCAGCACAAAGAAATATTCTATATTGGTCAAGGCCATTCAAAAGAAAgctttacagaggagggaactgaggatgaTAGTGAGTGGAAGATATACctaaatgagttcctttatcttCCAGATAAGTTACCTGATGATCATTTTGCTCTTCTATGGATCCACTGCTGCCATCATTCCTATCCTGAAGATCTACTTGACGACAGGTAAATTAAAATCCTCCTCTTTGATTGCTATCAGCCTCTTTTATAGGACCCTTATTTTCTTGCAGGTTCAGTCCACTTTTAGCCCAAAATAGTGTCCATTTCCTACATGTTGATGTTTCCAGGTAAAACCTCATTAGCTATATATTAAGAAATAGGAAAGTCATAGAATTCATGAACTAGCTTCTCTTTTGAGTTTTAAATCCAGTCTGGCAAAGAAACCCACTAACGAGCACTTGATCAATATTTTCCTTTCATCTAATAGAATGTTCCTTTGGTAAGGTTCAATAGAAAGGTTTCTTGGTAAATATTTTCTTTCGGTCTAATATGAGTTGATGAGCCCTGAGTTTGGGTCCCAGTTCTGCCATCAAGATCTTATATAAGCACCCTGGTTACAAATGTCTCACCAAATAAGCATCAATTGCCATTACAATAATCTGTGATGATCAAATCTTCTTGAGACAGCTCAAACTGGATGTCTGAGATAGTGGCTGTCTGAGACTCTGTTCTGTCAACCTTAGGGCACATTTAAGAGCCCCAGACATAACACTTAGCAGCAATATGACTTggatcaagtcacttaaattttctgaaCCTGTTCCTTTTCTCTGCAGAAAGATGACAATAAGAGTTATGAAAAAACCCTTTGGAGACCCCTAAAACTCTCTAGAGATGTGAATAATTCTTATCATTAAAATTCTTCTTTGACAACTGGGCTGtctttatattttatgcatttgtcaTCTTCATATTTTATGTTTGAGGAATTAGGAGATGTTAGTGATGAATACCCTGAATAAGATTTCATTTCCTCTGGATATAGGACCttagatctaaagctggaagggacctctgaggtTAGCCAGTCTAATaccctcatttgacaaatgacaaaactgaggcatagaaaagtaaaataaacccTTGCCAAGGGTCAAATAATAAATTtctcaggtgggatttgaactcaggtcttcctgattctacatCCAGTGCTTGATGTACTATATACTGCCTTGCTCTCAGGCTGAGaagtttggattttattttgAAGGTAATAGGGAAATTTTTCATCAGGGGGGAAATGTAGTTATCTCTCtatcttaggaagattatttttattttttaggaagattatttttagATTGATGAAGAGATAAACATTTACTATGCACAAGATATtggctagaaagaaaaaaaatgacagttctgccttcaagaagcttacattctatcagttTATGATGTGTCTACTGAGAAGAATATAAAAAGTATAGACAAAGTCATTTTGAG
Above is a genomic segment from Monodelphis domestica isolate mMonDom1 chromosome X, mMonDom1.pri, whole genome shotgun sequence containing:
- the LOC100022354 gene encoding olfactory receptor 1019-like translates to MTTVRDFVLWGISEDPEQQKLLFSLFSLMYTITLVGNLGLIFLIRIYPKLHTPMYFFLSNLSFLDSCYSSVTAPRMLADLLSKDKVISFSGCMTQLGLFIVFATAELYLLASMAYDRYVAICNPLLYPVLMSSWACTTLVIACYIAGIINSLTVTSSISRLSFCRASMVKSFFCDIRPLLALSCSDTEVCNILVFAFGAFIQMSSLLVIVVSYTFIITAIMRIRLAEGKRKAFSTCASHLTAVSLFYGTLIFMYLRPTSNSASNQDQVVSIFYTMVIPMLNPIIYSLRNQEVKQALKKILYKDSPIQA